From Chromohalobacter canadensis, one genomic window encodes:
- the glyQ gene encoding glycine--tRNA ligase subunit alpha has protein sequence MTQSTPDVKTFQGLILALQQYWAEQGCVIMQPLDMEVGAGTFHPATFLRSIGPETWNAAYVQPSRRPTDGRYGENPNRLQHYYQFQVVMKPSPLELQALYLGSLERLGIDPQVHDIRFVEDNWESPTLGAWGLGWEVWLNGMEVTQFTYFQQAGGIECYPVTGELTYGLERIAMYLQDVDSVYDLVWTYAPDGSSVTYGDVYLQNEREQSAYNFEHADVDYQFSAFDQSEGECQKLLDAGLPLPAYEHVLKASHTFNLLDARHAISVTERQRYILRVRTMARDVAHAYFESRKAAGFPMAPESIRQELLSRESNEGDA, from the coding sequence ATGACACAGTCGACGCCAGACGTGAAAACCTTCCAGGGCCTGATCCTTGCCCTGCAACAGTACTGGGCCGAACAGGGCTGCGTAATCATGCAACCCCTGGACATGGAAGTCGGAGCCGGCACCTTTCATCCTGCGACCTTCCTGCGCTCCATCGGCCCCGAGACCTGGAATGCCGCCTACGTGCAGCCATCACGTCGTCCCACTGACGGGCGCTACGGCGAGAACCCCAATCGCTTGCAGCACTACTATCAGTTCCAGGTGGTGATGAAGCCCTCTCCCCTGGAGCTACAGGCGCTGTATCTGGGCTCGCTCGAGCGTCTCGGCATCGACCCGCAGGTCCACGACATTCGCTTCGTCGAAGACAACTGGGAGTCTCCTACCCTAGGTGCCTGGGGACTCGGCTGGGAAGTCTGGCTCAACGGCATGGAGGTGACCCAGTTCACCTATTTCCAGCAAGCCGGCGGCATCGAATGTTATCCGGTCACCGGCGAGCTGACCTACGGCCTGGAACGCATCGCCATGTACTTGCAGGACGTCGACAGCGTCTATGACCTAGTGTGGACCTACGCCCCCGATGGTTCATCCGTTACCTACGGCGATGTCTACCTGCAGAACGAACGCGAACAGTCGGCTTACAATTTCGAACACGCCGATGTCGACTATCAGTTCTCCGCCTTCGACCAAAGCGAAGGCGAATGCCAGAAGCTACTCGACGCAGGGTTGCCCCTGCCGGCCTACGAGCATGTGCTCAAGGCATCGCATACTTTCAACCTGCTTGACGCCCGGCACGCTATCTCGGTCACCGAGCGTCAGCGTTACATCCTGCGTGTGCGCACCATGGCCCGTGACGTCGCCCACGCCTACTTTGAATCGCGTAAGGCAGCCGGGTTCCCCATGGCCCCCGAGAGCATCCGCCAGGAACTGCTGAGCCGAGAAAGCAACGAGGGAGACGCGTAA
- the waaF gene encoding lipopolysaccharide heptosyltransferase II — protein MADDIATAPRLLVVGPSWVGDMVMAQSLFMTLKARYPEAYLGVLAPGWSLPILARMPEVDETIALDVKHGEFGWTTRRDVARTLKGRFDRAIVLPRSWKSALVPFLARIPERLGFQGEQRYGVLNARRQLDKSVLNQTVKRFVSLGLPEDEAQAGDFAIPAPRLEVNADEQRRLRETLGLSERPAIGMMPGAEFGPSKQWPLAHFRTLAERLVVEGFEVRVMGGPKDADAGETISQGLEGVHNLCGRTKLTEVVDLLADCQQVVTNDSGLMHVAAAVDTRVQAIYGSSSPAYTPPLTENAEIHDLYLSCSPCFARDCPLGHTNCLRHLEPARLLASIRHAALS, from the coding sequence ATGGCTGACGATATCGCCACCGCCCCACGCCTGCTCGTCGTCGGCCCTTCATGGGTCGGCGACATGGTCATGGCACAAAGCCTGTTCATGACGCTCAAGGCGCGTTATCCGGAGGCCTACCTCGGGGTGCTGGCCCCGGGTTGGTCGCTGCCGATTCTGGCGCGCATGCCCGAAGTCGACGAGACCATCGCACTGGACGTCAAGCACGGCGAATTCGGCTGGACTACGCGGCGTGACGTAGCGCGCACGCTGAAGGGTCGCTTCGACCGAGCGATCGTGTTGCCGCGATCCTGGAAATCGGCGCTGGTACCGTTCCTTGCCCGTATCCCTGAGCGGCTGGGATTCCAGGGCGAGCAACGCTATGGGGTGCTCAATGCGCGCCGTCAGCTCGACAAAAGCGTGCTGAATCAAACCGTGAAGCGCTTCGTCTCGCTGGGGCTGCCCGAGGACGAGGCGCAAGCCGGAGATTTTGCGATTCCCGCGCCGCGCCTCGAGGTGAATGCCGACGAACAGCGCCGCCTGCGCGAGACGCTGGGACTCTCGGAGCGTCCCGCCATCGGCATGATGCCGGGCGCCGAGTTTGGACCGTCCAAGCAGTGGCCGCTGGCGCATTTCCGTACCCTGGCGGAGCGCCTGGTGGTCGAGGGCTTCGAGGTGCGGGTGATGGGTGGCCCCAAGGATGCCGATGCCGGTGAGACGATCAGCCAAGGGCTGGAAGGCGTACATAACCTGTGCGGGCGTACCAAGCTCACCGAGGTGGTGGACCTGCTCGCTGACTGCCAGCAAGTGGTCACCAACGACTCGGGGCTGATGCACGTGGCGGCGGCGGTGGACACGCGCGTGCAGGCCATTTACGGCTCTTCCTCGCCGGCCTACACGCCGCCTCTGACCGAAAACGCCGAGATCCACGACCTCTACCTGTCATGTTCGCCGTGCTTCGCGCGTGACTGCCCGTTGGGGCACACTAATTGTCTGCGTCATCTCGAGCCGGCACGGCTGTTGGCGTCGATTCGGCACGCGGCGCTCAGTTGA
- a CDS encoding glycosyltransferase family 2 protein — MQPLTGIVITLNEQANIADCVRSLSRVCDEVIVVDSLSTDDTVAIAEAEGARVIAQAYLGDGPQKAHGVPFAKNDWILAVDADERLDDDAVTLIESLALDDPQTAYSFRRKNYVARHWIRAAGFYPDSVVRLYNRTTAGYLPKKAHSSVEAPKVEATTAHLRHFTYEDMSHWIRRIDALSSRDAWAMKERGVRPSRLRPTLHAVNAMLRKLVFKGGMLQGMDGMTVALTTAFHAYMKYAKLNELYELEQTPQR; from the coding sequence ATGCAACCGCTGACCGGAATCGTCATCACCCTCAACGAGCAAGCCAACATCGCCGACTGCGTGCGTTCGCTGTCGCGCGTCTGCGACGAGGTCATCGTCGTCGACTCGCTGAGCACCGACGACACCGTGGCCATCGCCGAGGCCGAGGGCGCTCGGGTGATCGCGCAGGCCTATCTCGGCGACGGACCACAAAAGGCGCATGGCGTGCCGTTTGCCAAGAACGACTGGATCCTGGCCGTGGATGCCGACGAGCGCCTCGACGACGACGCCGTGACCCTGATCGAATCGCTCGCTTTAGACGACCCACAGACTGCCTACAGCTTTCGACGCAAGAACTACGTGGCTCGGCATTGGATTCGCGCCGCCGGCTTCTATCCGGACTCGGTGGTGCGTCTTTACAACCGCACCACTGCCGGTTACCTACCCAAGAAGGCACACTCTTCGGTCGAGGCCCCCAAGGTCGAGGCCACCACGGCACATCTGCGACATTTCACTTACGAGGACATGTCACACTGGATCCGGCGCATCGATGCGCTCTCCAGCCGCGATGCCTGGGCGATGAAAGAACGCGGTGTACGCCCCTCGCGACTGCGCCCGACGCTGCATGCCGTCAACGCGATGCTGCGCAAACTGGTCTTCAAGGGCGGCATGCTCCAGGGAATGGATGGCATGACGGTCGCGCTGACTACCGCATTTCATGCCTACATGAAGTACGCCAAGCTCAACGAGCTCTACGAACTCGAACAAACGCCGCAACGATGA
- the gmhB gene encoding D-glycero-beta-D-manno-heptose 1,7-bisphosphate 7-phosphatase — translation MTQLVILDRDGVINRDSDDYVKSLDEFLPYPQAIEAIARLSQAGWTVAVATNQSGIARGYFDVATLEAMHAKMQELVNAAGGEIVYTAYCPHGPDDGCCCRKPLPGLLERTRDALGLETLEGSWMVGDSLRDLQAGDAVGCQSALVRTGKGRRTELKGTGLDDAFIFDDLAAFTDWLLGHKAAS, via the coding sequence ATGACTCAACTTGTCATCCTCGATCGAGACGGCGTCATCAACCGAGATTCCGATGACTACGTAAAATCGCTCGATGAATTTCTCCCCTACCCTCAGGCCATCGAGGCCATTGCGCGTCTATCGCAAGCCGGCTGGACAGTGGCGGTTGCCACCAATCAATCGGGCATCGCACGCGGCTATTTCGATGTAGCCACCCTTGAGGCGATGCATGCCAAGATGCAAGAGCTGGTGAATGCCGCTGGGGGTGAAATCGTCTACACCGCCTATTGTCCGCACGGGCCGGACGATGGCTGTTGTTGCCGCAAGCCTTTACCAGGACTGCTGGAGCGCACACGCGATGCACTCGGGTTAGAAACGCTCGAAGGCAGTTGGATGGTGGGCGATAGCCTGCGCGACCTGCAGGCCGGCGACGCTGTGGGATGTCAAAGCGCTCTGGTGCGTACCGGCAAGGGAAGGCGTACCGAGCTAAAAGGCACAGGCCTCGATGACGCATTCATCTTTGACGACCTTGCCGCCTTCACTGATTGGCTTCTCGGCCACAAAGCCGCTTCTTGA
- a CDS encoding SDR family oxidoreductase, with translation MKALIAGASGIIGHGAHDALKKHGAEVKGLGRRSIEGIDTVTVDLTDAEATKNTIRDQAADTTHLFYAALAPDTDLSTEAKRNAQMLDNLLDALEQANAPLTRVVIYQGFKIYGIHLGTQVPTPARESDPSHMPPNIYQAQEAMLAKRAKSAEWDYVALRPDVVVSGNINGNPMNIAAVIGAFAAISRELGVPLRYPGSEAAYHVLMQTTDAALLGEASLWAAETEGIGGEAFNVTNGDIFRWERLWQDIAAYFDLPSASPVPLDLEQHMADKQPVWEHIVEKHGLAEKRLERVVQWGFGNFVFNTETDVISDVNKIYRHGFTRRCDSRESLFAAFDRLRERNILP, from the coding sequence ATGAAAGCATTGATCGCAGGCGCCAGTGGCATCATCGGTCACGGTGCGCACGATGCACTGAAGAAGCATGGCGCCGAGGTAAAGGGACTGGGTCGACGCTCCATCGAAGGTATCGACACCGTTACGGTGGACCTGACCGACGCCGAAGCAACCAAGAACACGATTCGCGATCAGGCGGCGGATACTACACACCTGTTCTATGCTGCCTTAGCGCCGGATACCGATCTGTCGACCGAAGCGAAACGCAACGCCCAGATGCTGGATAATCTACTCGATGCACTGGAGCAGGCCAATGCCCCACTGACGCGAGTCGTCATCTATCAGGGGTTCAAGATTTACGGCATACATCTCGGCACCCAAGTGCCAACCCCGGCGCGAGAGTCTGATCCCAGCCATATGCCACCGAACATTTATCAGGCCCAAGAAGCAATGCTTGCCAAGCGCGCAAAAAGCGCCGAGTGGGATTACGTCGCCTTGCGCCCCGATGTCGTCGTCAGCGGCAATATCAACGGAAACCCCATGAATATTGCAGCCGTCATCGGCGCCTTCGCGGCTATTTCCCGCGAGCTCGGCGTGCCACTACGTTATCCGGGTAGCGAGGCCGCTTACCATGTACTGATGCAGACTACCGATGCGGCACTGCTGGGAGAGGCCAGCCTCTGGGCCGCCGAAACCGAGGGTATCGGTGGTGAAGCTTTCAATGTCACCAATGGTGACATTTTCCGCTGGGAGCGCCTATGGCAGGATATCGCCGCTTACTTCGACTTGCCCAGCGCTAGTCCTGTCCCGCTTGATCTCGAGCAGCACATGGCCGATAAGCAACCGGTCTGGGAGCACATCGTGGAGAAACACGGTCTCGCGGAAAAACGCCTCGAGCGTGTGGTCCAATGGGGCTTCGGCAACTTCGTGTTCAATACCGAGACCGACGTCATTTCGGATGTTAACAAAATCTACCGTCATGGGTTCACTCGCCGCTGTGATTCCCGTGAATCGCTATTCGCAGCTTTCGATCGATTGCGCGAGAGGAACATTCTTCCGTAA
- a CDS encoding glycosyltransferase family 9 protein yields MTQSRPQRILVVRNDKLGDFMLAWPALACLKSAHPDNHVAVLVPTYTAPLAHACPWIDEVILDPGGAAPQRQQKDLLAQLRAAKFDALLTLFSTPRIGWLGWRAGISLRMAPATKWAQVFYNFRIKQRRSQSQKPEYVYNQDLASSLLHTLGQDMPTLAPPYWPLPDATRDTQRQRLSDELSLPSTRPWWFLHPGSGGSAVNLSVAQYVDLAQAISAKLSTQPKWVVTYGPSEEPIAQHLVETLNAREVDAVLMPPRASLTDFAETLAVADVFVAGSTGPLHIAGALNRPTIGFYPAKRSATPLRWQTCNAETRRLAFSPPTDDAAASDMSRIDIAAVARQIADTWPTPTAPEETPCNR; encoded by the coding sequence ATGACCCAGTCGCGCCCACAGCGCATCCTCGTGGTACGCAACGACAAGCTCGGCGACTTCATGCTCGCCTGGCCGGCCCTGGCCTGCCTGAAGAGTGCCCATCCCGACAACCATGTTGCCGTACTGGTGCCCACCTATACGGCGCCCTTGGCGCATGCCTGCCCGTGGATCGATGAGGTGATTCTCGACCCGGGCGGCGCCGCGCCGCAACGTCAGCAGAAGGACTTGCTCGCGCAACTGCGCGCCGCGAAGTTCGACGCCCTGCTGACGCTGTTCTCCACGCCACGTATCGGGTGGCTGGGGTGGCGGGCCGGCATTTCCCTACGCATGGCGCCCGCCACCAAGTGGGCACAGGTATTTTACAACTTTCGCATTAAACAGCGTAGGTCGCAATCGCAGAAACCCGAGTACGTTTACAATCAGGACCTGGCCAGCTCCCTGCTACACACACTCGGCCAAGACATGCCAACACTGGCACCACCTTACTGGCCGCTGCCCGATGCGACGCGCGATACCCAACGCCAGCGCCTGAGCGACGAACTATCGCTTCCCTCGACACGCCCTTGGTGGTTTCTGCATCCCGGCAGTGGCGGCTCGGCGGTCAACCTCAGTGTGGCCCAATACGTGGACCTTGCGCAGGCTATCAGCGCCAAGCTGTCCACACAGCCGAAGTGGGTGGTTACTTACGGTCCTAGCGAAGAGCCCATTGCCCAGCACTTGGTGGAAACACTCAACGCACGCGAGGTCGATGCAGTGCTCATGCCGCCACGCGCTAGTCTGACCGATTTCGCCGAGACCTTGGCCGTCGCCGATGTCTTCGTCGCCGGGTCGACTGGGCCCTTGCACATCGCCGGGGCACTCAACCGACCCACGATCGGCTTCTACCCTGCCAAGCGCTCGGCCACGCCGCTGCGTTGGCAAACCTGCAATGCCGAGACACGCCGCCTGGCCTTCAGCCCCCCTACCGATGATGCCGCCGCCAGCGATATGTCGCGTATCGACATCGCGGCGGTGGCACGCCAAATTGCCGACACTTGGCCAACGCCAACGGCCCCCGAGGAAACGCCATGCAACCGCTGA
- the rfaD gene encoding ADP-glyceromanno-heptose 6-epimerase, with translation MIVVTGGAGFIGANLVKALNARGHEDVLVVDDLSDGTKFVNLADCTLGDYLDKDDFLARVKDELRGEPSTLPPIEAIFHEGACSDTTEWDGKFMLDNNFEYSKVLLHFCQHKRIPFLYASSAATYGGSEVFVESPEHEKPLNVYGYSKLLFDQYVRVHWEEFEAQVVGFRYFNVYGPREQHKGKMASVAYHHHSQVKRGENPKLFGAWEGYEAGMQSRDFIYVGDVVDVNLWCLDNPEVSGIFNLGTGRAEPFKTIAETVIDYYQTGKIDYIAFPEELKGRYQSYTRADISLLREAGYPAEFKTVREGVSAYLDWLNG, from the coding sequence ATGATCGTAGTGACGGGCGGTGCCGGTTTCATCGGCGCCAATCTAGTGAAGGCTCTCAATGCACGTGGCCACGAGGATGTACTCGTGGTCGACGACCTCTCCGACGGCACCAAGTTCGTCAATCTCGCCGACTGCACGCTGGGGGACTATCTCGACAAGGATGACTTCCTGGCGCGCGTGAAGGACGAGCTGCGCGGCGAGCCGAGCACCTTGCCACCGATCGAGGCCATCTTCCATGAAGGGGCCTGTTCGGATACTACCGAGTGGGACGGCAAGTTCATGCTCGACAACAATTTCGAGTACTCCAAGGTGCTGCTGCACTTCTGCCAGCACAAGCGTATTCCCTTCCTGTACGCGTCGTCGGCGGCGACCTATGGCGGCAGCGAGGTGTTCGTGGAATCGCCGGAGCACGAGAAACCGCTCAACGTCTACGGCTACTCCAAGCTTCTGTTCGACCAGTACGTGCGCGTTCACTGGGAGGAGTTCGAGGCTCAGGTGGTGGGCTTCCGCTACTTCAATGTCTATGGCCCGCGCGAGCAGCACAAAGGCAAGATGGCCAGCGTCGCCTATCATCACCACAGCCAGGTGAAGCGCGGCGAGAATCCCAAGCTGTTCGGTGCCTGGGAAGGCTATGAAGCCGGCATGCAAAGCCGTGACTTCATCTATGTCGGCGACGTGGTGGACGTTAATTTGTGGTGCCTCGACAACCCTGAGGTGTCGGGCATCTTCAACCTGGGCACCGGCCGTGCCGAACCGTTCAAGACCATCGCCGAGACGGTGATCGATTATTATCAGACCGGCAAGATCGACTACATCGCCTTTCCCGAGGAGCTCAAGGGGCGCTACCAAAGCTACACCCGCGCCGATATCTCGCTCTTGCGTGAGGCGGGCTACCCGGCGGAATTCAAGACCGTGCGCGAGGGTGTCAGCGCCTATCTGGATTGGTTGAATGGCTGA
- a CDS encoding sulfatase-like hydrolase/transferase — MMKLPPTALRWSVLTYLGLCLGYLFTTLTVISHWFLLPVAAVWVAIAWFFRWGHPAQRTSTRRVLPWSSIPLALWWVYLYLDDSFGKVDLGAVIFHLQAGMTEHGGEGRVIAAVIFTLCAIVMLMAFTWLVRTDHRWRLWERVGAIFLLAFNPLLFGLSQRGASVVTEGDWLRDHYRVPSIESEPQTRPNLIYLYLESTERTYADRDTFGDAYEDLAALGKRGTVFEGLKQLDNTGWTTAGMVATQCGVPLIPAGLKHDNQFEPLEEVLPHTQCLGDILNAQGYDLTYMGGASTRFAGKKVFYEGHGFDRALGRDELEDQVTPPDYLNDWGLYDDTLLDMATERIRKLAENDERQPYAMFALTLAAHPPFGNPAQACLENQGKFDGVDILYSVKCTGWLVRRFLQRLDEEGLLDNTLVVISSDHLSMKNSEWPQLVDAERENTFMMLGEGVPAGKRIRRQGSMVDVYPTVLEAMGFTLDARAAGLGRSLFAKDPTLVEEYGLETINGHMAEEDALQTYMWKGVN, encoded by the coding sequence ATGATGAAGCTGCCCCCCACCGCCCTCCGCTGGAGCGTACTTACTTACCTCGGCTTATGCCTGGGGTATCTCTTCACCACGCTGACCGTCATCAGTCACTGGTTTTTGTTACCCGTCGCAGCGGTTTGGGTCGCCATCGCGTGGTTTTTTCGCTGGGGCCATCCCGCGCAGCGCACGAGCACGCGGCGCGTCTTGCCCTGGTCGTCGATCCCGCTGGCTCTATGGTGGGTTTACCTGTACCTGGACGATAGCTTCGGCAAGGTGGACCTGGGCGCGGTGATCTTCCATTTACAGGCGGGGATGACCGAGCATGGCGGTGAAGGCCGCGTCATCGCCGCGGTGATTTTCACCCTATGCGCCATCGTCATGCTCATGGCCTTCACCTGGCTGGTGCGCACCGATCACCGATGGCGGTTGTGGGAGCGTGTCGGCGCCATCTTTCTGCTGGCCTTCAATCCGCTGCTGTTCGGTCTCTCGCAACGCGGCGCTTCGGTGGTCACCGAAGGGGATTGGTTGCGCGATCACTACCGCGTCCCGAGCATTGAAAGCGAACCGCAAACGCGCCCCAACCTTATCTATCTCTACTTGGAAAGTACCGAGCGGACCTACGCCGACCGCGACACATTCGGCGACGCCTATGAGGACCTCGCCGCGCTCGGCAAACGCGGCACCGTCTTCGAGGGGCTCAAGCAGCTCGACAATACCGGCTGGACGACCGCGGGCATGGTCGCCACCCAGTGCGGCGTGCCACTGATTCCCGCCGGGTTAAAACATGACAACCAGTTCGAGCCACTCGAGGAGGTACTCCCACATACCCAGTGTCTGGGCGACATCCTCAATGCCCAGGGATACGACCTCACCTACATGGGCGGGGCCAGTACGCGCTTTGCAGGCAAAAAGGTGTTCTACGAAGGACACGGCTTCGATCGGGCGCTGGGGCGCGACGAACTGGAAGACCAGGTCACGCCACCGGATTACCTCAACGATTGGGGCCTTTACGACGACACCCTACTCGACATGGCCACCGAGCGTATCCGCAAGCTTGCCGAGAATGATGAACGCCAGCCTTATGCCATGTTCGCCCTGACCCTGGCGGCTCATCCGCCGTTCGGCAACCCGGCTCAGGCATGCCTGGAGAACCAGGGCAAGTTCGACGGCGTCGATATCCTGTACTCGGTGAAATGCACGGGCTGGCTGGTACGCCGCTTCCTTCAGCGCCTCGACGAAGAAGGTCTGCTCGACAATACCCTGGTGGTGATCTCCAGCGACCACCTGAGCATGAAGAACTCTGAGTGGCCGCAGTTGGTCGATGCCGAGCGCGAAAACACCTTCATGATGCTTGGCGAGGGTGTCCCTGCCGGGAAGCGTATCCGGCGCCAGGGGTCGATGGTCGATGTTTACCCGACGGTACTCGAAGCCATGGGCTTCACACTGGACGCACGTGCCGCCGGGCTGGGACGCTCACTATTCGCCAAGGATCCCACGCTGGTCGAAGAATACGGCCTGGAGACCATCAACGGCCACATGGCGGAAGAAGACGCACTGCAAACCTATATGTGGAAAGGGGTCAACTGA
- the glyS gene encoding glycine--tRNA ligase subunit beta: protein MASNTLLVELGVEELPPGAIVSLANALRDGIANGLADAEVPFEAAHAHATPRRLAVSIEALGDKQPDREIERRGPALAAAFKDGEPTKAAEGFARSCGVEVADLTHLETDKGTWLGYRYQESGEATTALLPAILRRAVNALPVPKNMRWGASRLEFSRPVHWLVMLYGQDVVPAEVLGLEADRTTRGHRFHAPQAIELAHADDYLDVLENAFVLADNDRRRERIREQVLAEAEVNDATAVIDDDLLDEVNGLVEWPVALTGSFDERFLEVPAECLISSMKANQKYFHLLDAEGQLKPAFITVSNIESRDPQQVIEGNEKVIRPRLADAAFFYDTDRKQTLASRRDALDNVVFQQSLGTLGDKARRMETIGAFIAERIGGDVNHAQRAAQLAKCDLVTEMVLEFPELQGIMGTYYARQDGEPEEVAQALHEQYLPRFASDEVPKTQTGLALALADRLDTLTGIFGIGQRPTGTKDPFALRRAAIGVLNILIKGELDLDLRELLELAAAQHDELPKADGLIDDVLDYMLDRFRAWTQDEGIAVEVYLAVRSRPITRPLDFARRIRAVHAFSQREEAAALAAANKRVSNILAKQQHDGSTSVDTSLLQAEAETTLSEALEQCHQAVRPLLDAARYSEALDVLAQLRGPVDAFFDDVMVMADDEAVRRNRLALLASLQALFLEVADIAQLQQ, encoded by the coding sequence ATGGCATCCAACACCCTACTGGTCGAACTCGGCGTTGAGGAGCTTCCGCCAGGCGCCATCGTATCTCTCGCCAATGCCCTGCGCGACGGCATCGCGAATGGTCTCGCCGACGCTGAGGTCCCCTTCGAGGCAGCTCACGCCCACGCCACGCCACGCCGCTTGGCGGTCAGCATCGAGGCACTTGGCGACAAGCAGCCGGACCGCGAGATCGAGCGTCGCGGTCCGGCCCTGGCCGCCGCCTTCAAGGACGGCGAGCCCACCAAGGCCGCAGAAGGCTTCGCGCGTTCCTGCGGCGTCGAGGTCGCGGACCTGACCCATCTGGAAACCGACAAGGGCACCTGGCTCGGCTATCGCTATCAGGAATCGGGCGAAGCCACCACGGCGCTGTTGCCGGCCATCCTCAGGCGTGCCGTCAACGCCCTGCCGGTGCCCAAGAACATGCGCTGGGGCGCCTCTCGGCTCGAGTTTTCGCGCCCCGTGCACTGGTTGGTCATGCTCTACGGCCAGGACGTGGTGCCCGCCGAAGTGCTTGGCCTCGAGGCCGACCGCACCACCCGCGGGCATCGTTTTCATGCTCCGCAGGCCATCGAGCTGGCGCACGCCGACGACTACCTGGATGTGCTCGAAAATGCCTTCGTACTGGCCGATAACGACCGCCGACGTGAGCGTATCCGCGAGCAGGTACTGGCCGAAGCCGAGGTCAACGACGCCACGGCCGTCATCGACGACGACCTCCTCGACGAAGTCAACGGCCTGGTCGAATGGCCGGTGGCGCTGACCGGCAGCTTCGACGAGCGCTTCCTCGAGGTGCCCGCCGAGTGCTTGATCTCGTCGATGAAAGCCAATCAGAAGTACTTCCACCTGCTCGACGCCGAGGGCCAACTCAAGCCGGCCTTCATCACCGTCTCCAACATCGAAAGCCGCGATCCGCAGCAGGTCATCGAAGGTAACGAGAAAGTGATCCGCCCGCGCTTGGCCGATGCCGCTTTCTTCTACGATACCGACCGCAAGCAGACATTGGCCTCGCGGCGCGACGCACTGGATAACGTGGTCTTCCAGCAGTCGCTGGGCACGCTGGGTGACAAGGCGCGACGCATGGAGACCATCGGCGCGTTCATCGCCGAACGGATCGGTGGCGACGTCAACCATGCCCAACGTGCCGCACAGCTTGCCAAGTGCGACTTGGTCACCGAGATGGTGCTGGAATTCCCCGAACTCCAGGGCATCATGGGCACCTACTACGCTCGCCAGGACGGCGAACCGGAAGAGGTCGCACAAGCACTTCACGAGCAGTACCTGCCGCGTTTCGCCAGCGACGAGGTGCCCAAGACGCAGACCGGCTTGGCCCTGGCATTGGCTGATCGCCTGGACACGCTTACAGGCATCTTCGGTATCGGCCAGCGCCCCACGGGTACCAAGGACCCCTTCGCCCTGCGCCGCGCCGCCATCGGCGTTCTCAACATCCTGATCAAGGGTGAGCTCGATCTCGACTTGCGCGAACTTCTCGAACTCGCCGCCGCTCAGCATGACGAGCTACCCAAGGCTGACGGCCTGATCGATGATGTGCTGGATTACATGCTCGACCGCTTCCGCGCCTGGACCCAGGACGAAGGCATCGCCGTCGAGGTCTATCTGGCAGTGCGTTCTCGCCCGATCACTCGGCCGCTCGATTTCGCGCGCCGGATTCGGGCCGTACATGCTTTCAGTCAGCGGGAAGAAGCAGCAGCGCTAGCGGCAGCCAATAAGCGCGTCTCGAACATCCTTGCCAAACAGCAGCACGATGGCTCTACCTCGGTGGATACCTCTCTGCTGCAAGCCGAAGCCGAGACGACGCTGAGCGAAGCGCTCGAGCAATGCCATCAAGCGGTACGCCCACTACTCGATGCCGCCCGCTATTCCGAGGCGCTGGATGTACTGGCCCAGCTTCGTGGTCCCGTCGATGCCTTCTTCGACGATGTCATGGTCATGGCTGACGACGAGGCGGTACGCCGCAACCGCCTAGCTTTGTTGGCCAGCCTCCAGGCCCTGTTCCTGGAAGTCGCGGATATCGCCCAACTGCAGCAATAA